In Perognathus longimembris pacificus isolate PPM17 chromosome 3, ASM2315922v1, whole genome shotgun sequence, a single window of DNA contains:
- the LOC125347777 gene encoding LOW QUALITY PROTEIN: zinc finger protein OZF-like (The sequence of the model RefSeq protein was modified relative to this genomic sequence to represent the inferred CDS: inserted 2 bases in 1 codon) yields MALNKFQFDTVCGIYKYAKARIFFSNTYYVLALNNTGHCVSKPKLIIKLEKGVETWTGEASGKNFQDVLEIDDMIKSCKESPEEWLCEVAITKSNPVDERMRLLRSFHLSPKHMPELHWNSRKSLGMRTEAAIAYQNMLLHFEPKEMHAGSRPGVSRNQCGKSFTRKTELSVHQVTHTGEKPYKCNTCGKCFMWKAPLLMHQRTHTGEKRYKCKTCGKSFTQKSCVSVHERIHTGEKPYKCNTCGKSFAAKAKLNIHERTHTGEKPYKCRTCGKSFGHQSGVSVHERTHTEEKPYKCKTCGRSFAWKSYLHFHEXKHTGEKPYNCNTCGKSFARNHGLVSHVKFHERTHTGEKPYKCNTCGKSFARKSYGRDHERIHTGEKPYECTTCGKCFVQKSGLRVHERTHTGEKPYNCNTCGKCFAQKPGLRVHERTHTGEKPYNCNTCGKSFATKAALSIHERRHTGEKPYKCTTCGKYFADTSTIRAHKRMHTGEKPYNCNTCGKSFAGNQILVFMREHIQSRNIIL; encoded by the exons TTTGATACAGTCTGTGGCATTTACAAATATGCAAAGGCTCGTATATTCTTTTCAAACACCTATTATGTATTAGCTCTTAACAACACAG GGCACTGTGTTTCTAAACCCAAGTTGATTATCAAGCTGGAGAAAGGTGTGGAAACATGGACAGGAGAAGCCTCAGGCAAGAATTTCCAAG atgtcctggAAATTGATGACATGATTAAGAGTTgcaaggaaagtccagaagaatgGCTGTGTGAAGTAGCAATCACCAAAAGCAACCCTGTGGATGAAAGAATGAGATTATTGAGATCTTTTCATTTGAGCCCTAAACACATGCCAGAGCTGCATTGGAATAGTAGGAAatccttaggaatgaggactgaggcagCCATTGCTTATCAGAATATGCTGCTCCATTTTGAGCCTaaagagatgcatgctggatctAGGCCTGGTGTCTCTCgtaaccaatgtgggaagtccttcacCAGGAAAACTGAACTCAGTGTTCATCAGGtaactcatacaggagagaaaccttataaatgtaatacATGTGGAAAGTGTTTCATGTGGAAAGCACCACTACTAATGCATCAGAGAACTCATACAGGAGAAAAACGatataaatgtaagacatgtggaaagtcttttacccagaaatcatgcgtaagtgttcatgagagaatacatacaggagagaaaccttataaatgtaacacatgtggaaagtccttTGCCGCAAAAGCAAAGCTAAatattcatgagagaacacatacaggagagaaaccttataaatgtaggacatgtggaaagtcttttggcCATCAATCAGGtgttagtgttcatgagagaacacatacagaagagaaaccttataaatgtaagacatgtggAAGGTCTTTTGCCTGGAAATCATATCTTCATTTTCATGA aaaacatacaggagagaaaccttataattgtaacacatgtggaaagtcttttgccagaAATCATGgcttagt ATCACATGTTAaatttcatgagagaacacatacaggagaaaaaccttataaatgtaacacatgtggaaagtcttttgcccggAAATCATATGGGAGAGATCATGAGAgaatacatacaggagagaaaccttacgaATGTACCACATGTGGAAAGTGTTTTGTACAGAAATCAGGCCttcgtgttcatgagagaacacatacaggagagaaaccttataattgtaacacatgtggaaagtgtttTGCACAGAAACCAGGCCttcgtgttcatgagagaacacatacaggagagaaaccttataattgtaacacatgtggaaagtcttttgccacaAAAGCAGCGCTAAGTATTCATGAGAGaagacatacaggagagaaaccttacaaatgtaCCACATGTGGAAAGTATTTTGCAGATACATCAACCATTCGTGCTCATAAGAGAatgcatacaggagagaaaccttataattgtaacacatgtggaaagtcttttgccggAAATCAAAtcttagtgttcatgagagaacacatacagagtAGAAATATTATACTGTAA